From the genome of Candidatus Eremiobacteraceae bacterium, one region includes:
- a CDS encoding polysaccharide biosynthesis/export family protein yields the protein MSVSKSASLLTALGFAAAMICGTAGVAQASPIGEVTPAPAAAPVAATSEYIIHANDQLNVQVFGDSTLSQSVTVLPSGDISYPLIGRVHVAGESPEAASKTIAAALKKYVRNPVVTVILAQQGEINVLVLGGVQHTGKYQLTSSARLTDAVAAAGGLEGTAQAYPTAKVTDYAGHLEEVSLQKLYGLGDTSQDVPVTDGSIVYIPSPETIDVEVSGAVDHPGEIEIAQGDKLSMAIAKAGNSDAADGDLNNITVTRTVASGQVQKFNVNLYDALQNGQTTADLTMQKGDVVFVPKSKHGINGNGQSNPLYLLLIGLRNLFPHI from the coding sequence ATGTCTGTCTCGAAATCTGCAAGTCTCTTAACCGCGCTCGGGTTCGCCGCCGCTATGATCTGCGGGACGGCGGGGGTCGCGCAGGCTTCGCCCATCGGTGAGGTCACGCCGGCCCCCGCTGCGGCACCGGTCGCCGCGACATCTGAGTACATCATCCACGCCAACGATCAGTTGAACGTCCAGGTCTTCGGCGACTCCACGCTTTCGCAGTCGGTCACGGTGCTGCCGTCAGGCGACATCTCGTATCCGCTTATCGGCCGCGTGCACGTCGCCGGCGAATCCCCGGAAGCGGCGAGCAAGACGATCGCTGCCGCGTTGAAGAAGTACGTGCGCAATCCGGTGGTCACCGTCATTCTCGCCCAGCAAGGCGAGATCAACGTCCTCGTGTTGGGCGGCGTGCAGCACACCGGCAAGTATCAACTGACTTCGTCTGCACGGCTCACCGATGCGGTCGCCGCTGCCGGCGGACTCGAAGGCACGGCGCAAGCGTATCCCACCGCGAAGGTCACCGACTACGCGGGGCATCTCGAAGAGGTTTCGCTCCAGAAACTCTACGGTCTGGGCGACACGTCGCAGGACGTGCCCGTGACCGACGGTTCCATCGTCTATATTCCGTCGCCCGAGACGATCGACGTGGAAGTCTCCGGCGCGGTGGATCACCCGGGCGAGATTGAGATCGCGCAAGGTGACAAGCTTTCCATGGCGATCGCGAAGGCCGGCAATAGCGATGCTGCTGACGGCGACTTGAACAACATCACCGTCACCCGTACGGTCGCCAGCGGCCAAGTGCAGAAGTTCAACGTCAATCTCTACGACGCGCTGCAGAATGGGCAGACGACCGCGGACCTGACCATGCAGAAAGGTGACGTCGTCTTCGTTCCCAAGTCGAAGCACGGCATCAACGGCAACGGTCAATCAAATCCGCTCTACTTGCTCCTCATAGGGCTACGAAATCTGTTCCCGCACATTTAA
- a CDS encoding nucleotide sugar dehydrogenase, which translates to MTVTILGLGYIGLPTGSMLALAGHDVNGYDVSADVRARLRAGADHIAELEVRTLVAQALASGKLRIVDDVTPADAFLVCVPTPNASDGRPDLSYVQAAAKAIASHLRGGELIVLESTVPPGTLDRIFVPALRAAGVDPDSVALAHCPERVIPGAIVRELRENSRIIGGRRPQDAQRARELYASFVTGGLFQTDATTAELVKVVENTFRDVNIALANELAVLCEELGVDAWEVIRLANEHPRVNILSPGPGVGGHCIPIDPQFLADAHPFTTELIQTARRVNARMPNHIVRLVRDHVPSGERRKIALLGASYKADVDDSRESPTERLVALFEEHGYEVGVYDPIARGFKHGLSPDLDSAVRDAEAVVLVVNHSVFASIEPERVGALMRGRVLVDARNFFDAEAWRRAGFTVATLGKRAARALGPTYQHATL; encoded by the coding sequence ATGACCGTCACCATCCTTGGACTTGGCTATATCGGATTGCCCACCGGCTCCATGCTCGCGCTGGCCGGTCACGACGTCAACGGCTACGACGTGAGCGCAGACGTGCGCGCTCGATTGCGTGCCGGTGCCGATCACATCGCAGAGCTGGAAGTGAGGACGCTCGTCGCGCAGGCGCTCGCATCGGGCAAGCTCCGGATCGTCGACGACGTGACACCCGCAGACGCATTTCTCGTGTGCGTGCCGACGCCGAATGCGAGCGACGGCCGCCCCGACCTCAGCTACGTGCAGGCAGCCGCAAAGGCGATCGCATCGCATCTGCGCGGCGGCGAGTTGATCGTCCTCGAATCGACCGTGCCCCCCGGAACGCTCGATCGGATATTCGTGCCGGCCTTGCGCGCGGCCGGCGTCGACCCCGATAGCGTTGCGCTTGCGCACTGCCCGGAACGCGTCATCCCCGGCGCCATCGTGCGCGAGCTTCGCGAGAACTCACGCATCATCGGCGGGCGACGGCCGCAGGATGCGCAGCGCGCGCGCGAGCTCTATGCATCCTTCGTCACCGGCGGATTGTTCCAGACCGATGCCACGACGGCCGAACTCGTCAAGGTCGTTGAGAACACATTTCGCGACGTCAACATCGCGCTCGCAAACGAACTCGCCGTGCTCTGCGAAGAGCTCGGCGTGGACGCGTGGGAAGTCATCAGGCTTGCGAACGAGCATCCGCGCGTGAACATCCTCAGCCCGGGTCCGGGCGTCGGCGGTCATTGCATCCCGATCGATCCGCAGTTTCTCGCAGACGCACATCCGTTCACGACAGAACTCATCCAGACCGCGCGACGAGTAAACGCGCGCATGCCGAATCACATCGTGCGCCTCGTCCGCGATCACGTGCCGAGCGGCGAGCGTCGCAAAATCGCGCTGCTCGGCGCTTCGTACAAAGCAGATGTCGACGATTCGCGTGAGAGCCCGACCGAGCGGCTCGTGGCGCTCTTCGAAGAACACGGCTACGAGGTCGGCGTCTACGATCCGATCGCGCGCGGATTCAAACACGGCCTGAGCCCCGATCTCGACTCGGCCGTGCGCGATGCCGAGGCAGTCGTGCTCGTCGTCAATCACTCGGTCTTCGCGTCGATCGAACCGGAACGCGTCGGAGCGCTCATGCGAGGTCGCGTGCTCGTCGACGCGCGCAACTTCTTCGATGCCGAGGCGTGGCGGCGCGCGGGGTTTACCGTGGCGACGCTGGGCAAGCGCGCAGCGCGCGCGTTAGGACCTACGTACCAACACGCGACCTTATAA
- a CDS encoding sulfotransferase domain-containing protein — protein MRAVRALAAQVHLDIGGDQRATVFLAGSGRGGTTWIAEIINHDNKYRFIFEPFAALHVPMCRAFSNRQYLRTGDTRPEFVEPAKAIVSGKIRNGWTDFYNRRLISKRRLIKDIRAGLFLRWLSDLSPGMPIVLVLRHPCAVAASRVRYSWGFDMSEFLGQSQLVADYLSPLRDRLAAISDPFEAHVARWCIENMVPVRQFCKGEIHVAFYESFRSDPRREVSRLFEFLQRPLDDAVFAHIARPSSMAWESAGGIKQGGSRSDGWRSLITNAQAGRALDILKWFDLDRIYGLDPAPLVSPEAVLPHRVIRPKDSPLTPH, from the coding sequence GTGCGCGCCGTGCGAGCGCTGGCGGCGCAGGTCCACCTCGATATCGGCGGCGATCAGCGCGCAACGGTTTTCTTAGCCGGCAGCGGGCGCGGCGGCACGACGTGGATCGCCGAGATCATCAACCACGACAACAAGTATCGCTTCATCTTCGAACCGTTCGCCGCGCTGCACGTTCCCATGTGCCGCGCGTTTTCGAATCGGCAGTATCTGCGAACGGGCGATACGCGGCCCGAGTTCGTCGAACCCGCGAAGGCGATCGTGTCGGGGAAGATCCGCAACGGTTGGACGGATTTCTATAACCGGCGGTTGATCAGTAAGCGGAGGTTGATCAAAGATATCCGCGCCGGTCTGTTTCTTCGCTGGTTGTCCGACTTGTCGCCGGGGATGCCCATCGTCTTGGTGCTGCGCCATCCATGCGCGGTTGCGGCATCGCGCGTTCGCTACAGCTGGGGATTCGACATGTCCGAATTCCTCGGCCAGAGCCAACTCGTCGCCGACTATCTGTCTCCGCTGCGCGACCGGTTGGCCGCCATCTCCGACCCGTTCGAAGCGCACGTCGCGCGCTGGTGCATCGAGAACATGGTGCCCGTGCGCCAGTTCTGCAAAGGCGAGATCCACGTCGCCTTCTACGAATCGTTCAGAAGCGACCCGCGGCGCGAAGTTTCGCGGCTCTTCGAATTCTTGCAGCGGCCGCTCGACGACGCGGTCTTCGCGCATATCGCGCGACCATCGTCTATGGCGTGGGAGTCCGCGGGCGGGATCAAACAAGGCGGATCCCGGTCCGACGGCTGGAGGTCGCTGATCACAAACGCGCAAGCCGGCCGCGCGCTCGACATCCTGAAGTGGTTCGATCTCGACCGCATCTACGGGCTGGATCCCGCACCGCTGGTCTCGCCCGAAGCCGTGTTGCCGCACCGCGTCATTAGGCCGAAAGACTCACCCCTCACGCCACATTAG
- a CDS encoding glycosyltransferase — protein sequence MASALESPAGPDVALPFDARIARIGLVMPFYNEAPNLAQTLKSIAAQTIDHRRLYFVGVDGDSSDDGRDMIEHWLARGDIAGCVVSNPRRRIPISLNAGIRALTNADLIVRLDAHTTYGPKYIEDIVAAFSNGPPDLGCVGGLQLPDDGSSFSTQLSGALLTHPLGVARLGVKSLTKPQFTDTMYLGAWRPGLLQHLGGFDENWIANEDSELESRLRAAGWRMLLIPVANRYRVTRGARSTVRQWAGYGYWRAQTIRRYPQEWRWRHAIVIAGLIVLVAGAISPWRWFLLPAYLVYALGVLVLGRGHAPFAANLCACVVFPIVHIAYAVNFLRGLAHRPAPFTKAL from the coding sequence ATGGCCTCCGCCTTGGAATCGCCGGCAGGACCCGACGTCGCTCTGCCATTCGATGCGCGCATCGCGCGCATCGGTCTCGTCATGCCCTTCTACAACGAGGCGCCAAACCTTGCCCAAACGCTGAAGAGCATCGCGGCGCAGACGATCGATCACCGGCGTCTGTATTTCGTCGGCGTGGACGGCGATTCGTCCGATGACGGCCGGGACATGATCGAGCACTGGCTTGCGAGAGGCGACATCGCGGGGTGCGTCGTGAGCAATCCGCGCCGGCGTATCCCGATCTCGCTCAACGCCGGCATTCGCGCGCTGACGAACGCGGATCTAATCGTTCGTCTCGACGCGCACACCACATACGGGCCGAAGTATATCGAAGACATCGTCGCGGCGTTTTCGAATGGGCCGCCGGATCTCGGCTGTGTCGGCGGCCTTCAGCTGCCGGACGACGGCAGTTCGTTTTCGACGCAGCTATCCGGCGCGCTGCTGACGCATCCGCTCGGCGTCGCTCGTCTCGGCGTCAAGTCGCTGACGAAACCGCAGTTCACGGACACGATGTATCTCGGCGCCTGGCGGCCAGGACTCTTGCAGCACCTCGGCGGTTTCGACGAGAATTGGATCGCGAACGAAGATTCGGAGCTCGAATCTCGGTTGCGTGCTGCGGGTTGGCGCATGCTGCTCATTCCGGTCGCTAACCGCTATCGCGTGACGCGCGGTGCGCGAAGCACGGTGCGCCAATGGGCGGGATATGGATATTGGCGTGCGCAGACGATACGCCGGTATCCGCAGGAGTGGCGATGGCGGCATGCCATCGTCATCGCGGGATTGATCGTGCTCGTGGCCGGGGCGATCTCGCCATGGCGGTGGTTCTTGCTGCCCGCATACCTTGTCTACGCGCTAGGCGTCCTCGTGCTCGGCCGCGGCCATGCACCGTTTGCGGCGAATCTTTGCGCTTGCGTCGTCTTCCCGATCGTGCACATCGCGTACGCCGTCAATTTTTTGCGCGGCCTCGCCCATCGCCCGGCGCCGTTCACGAAGGCCCTCTGA
- a CDS encoding sulfotransferase produces the protein MTNTTRRRAPTPAGERFRRRLSIISHALYLDVNRDYRRTLLLTGSGRSGTTWAAEVANFDHHYRVMVEPFHRGNVPAVRAFARRQYLRAESNDPTYLGPATAIFTGALRDAWVDGLNLPGVYTQRIVKDVRTTLMLGWMRAHFPGMPIVLLLRHPCAVARSRAQLGWDDIREDYLTQPDLIADHLGPFVAAIRAARSDFERHVFDWCVENYVPFRSFARGDIHLAFYENLCVDPAAEVSRLFAFLGRRYDNRVFENMTTPSASVQVTAVDRSRPRPSLDGARLVESWRNNVAPSDVERAYAIVESFGLEKIYGRSSMPDIAGAEATFSGRAAGAVRGPS, from the coding sequence GTGACGAACACGACGCGAAGGCGGGCGCCGACCCCGGCCGGAGAACGATTCAGGCGGCGTCTTTCCATCATCAGCCACGCGCTCTATCTCGACGTGAATCGCGATTACCGCCGCACGCTGCTCCTTACGGGCTCGGGCCGCAGCGGTACGACGTGGGCCGCGGAGGTTGCGAATTTCGATCATCACTACAGAGTCATGGTCGAACCGTTCCATCGCGGCAACGTGCCCGCCGTGCGAGCGTTCGCACGCCGCCAATATCTGCGCGCGGAATCCAACGATCCGACCTATCTGGGCCCGGCGACGGCGATCTTCACCGGTGCCCTCCGCGACGCGTGGGTGGACGGCCTCAACCTGCCCGGCGTCTACACCCAGCGCATCGTCAAAGACGTTCGCACGACGCTTATGCTGGGCTGGATGCGCGCGCACTTCCCGGGCATGCCGATCGTCTTGCTGCTGCGGCATCCGTGCGCGGTCGCGCGTTCGCGCGCGCAGCTGGGCTGGGACGACATCCGCGAAGATTACCTGACACAGCCGGATCTGATCGCCGACCACCTCGGGCCCTTCGTCGCTGCCATCCGCGCGGCTCGAAGCGATTTCGAACGGCACGTCTTTGACTGGTGCGTCGAAAATTACGTGCCCTTCCGGTCCTTCGCGCGCGGCGACATCCATCTCGCGTTCTACGAAAACCTCTGCGTCGATCCCGCGGCGGAAGTATCACGGCTGTTCGCGTTCCTGGGCCGGCGATACGACAACCGGGTGTTCGAGAACATGACGACGCCATCCGCATCGGTGCAGGTCACGGCTGTCGACCGCAGCCGGCCCAGACCGTCGCTCGACGGCGCGCGCCTCGTCGAGTCGTGGCGCAACAACGTCGCGCCGAGCGATGTCGAGCGCGCGTACGCGATCGTCGAATCATTCGGGCTGGAAAAGATCTATGGGCGGTCGTCCATGCCGGACATCGCGGGGGCGGAGGCGACCTTTTCGGGGCGCGCGGCGGGAGCGGTCAGAGGGCCTTCGTGA
- a CDS encoding sulfotransferase yields the protein MTHILLQTAHHLFREARTASRVFGAQFAYASHRFFIDVGGDHRSTVLLAGSGRSGTTWVSEIINFDHRYRYMFEPFHPDKVPSSRAFGAMTYLRPDARDDKRLAVARSVLGGRLRAGWVDRYNKTWFSKGRLVKDIRANLFLKWLSLNFPGMPVVLLLRHPLATVASRLSLHWRPLTDAYLSNQELVEDHLSGVADEMAATSDPFEQQMYRWCVETIVPLRQFAKDEIHIAFYEGFVMDPDREISGLFDHIGRDYDPRSLGELSIPSSQVRRRKSAIATHADPLTQWRNEITPSQVKRALHILGLFGLDRIYNDHPMPDPDAARALLAM from the coding sequence ATGACTCACATCCTGCTGCAGACCGCCCACCATCTGTTCCGCGAGGCGCGCACCGCCTCACGCGTGTTCGGCGCGCAATTCGCGTACGCGAGCCATCGCTTTTTCATCGACGTCGGCGGCGATCATCGGTCCACCGTGCTGCTTGCCGGCAGCGGCCGCAGCGGAACGACATGGGTGTCGGAGATCATCAACTTCGACCACCGCTACCGCTATATGTTCGAGCCGTTCCACCCTGACAAAGTTCCGAGCAGCAGAGCATTCGGGGCGATGACCTACTTGCGGCCCGACGCGCGCGATGATAAGCGCTTAGCGGTCGCGAGAAGCGTCCTTGGCGGCCGACTTCGAGCGGGGTGGGTCGATCGCTACAACAAAACGTGGTTCTCAAAGGGCAGGCTGGTCAAAGACATCCGCGCCAATCTGTTCCTCAAGTGGCTGAGCTTGAATTTTCCAGGAATGCCCGTCGTGTTGCTGCTCCGGCATCCGCTTGCGACCGTCGCGTCGCGCTTAAGCCTTCACTGGCGCCCGCTCACTGACGCATACCTCTCAAACCAAGAGCTCGTCGAAGATCATTTGAGCGGCGTTGCCGACGAGATGGCGGCAACGAGTGATCCATTTGAGCAGCAGATGTATCGCTGGTGCGTCGAGACGATCGTGCCGCTCCGACAGTTCGCGAAGGACGAAATCCACATCGCTTTCTACGAAGGCTTTGTGATGGACCCGGACCGGGAGATTTCGGGACTCTTCGACCACATTGGCCGCGACTACGATCCGCGTTCACTCGGTGAGCTGTCGATCCCGTCGAGCCAAGTTCGGCGACGCAAGAGCGCGATCGCGACGCACGCCGACCCGCTCACGCAATGGCGAAACGAGATCACGCCGTCGCAAGTGAAGCGGGCTCTCCACATCCTCGGGCTCTTCGGATTGGATCGGATCTACAACGACCACCCGATGCCGGATCCGGACGCCGCGCGCGCATTGCTCGCGATGTAG
- a CDS encoding sulfotransferase — MSRPIIDLDPDPATAVLVAGTGRSGTAWVSNIINYANEYRFLFEPFQPYRTEEVSNFNYRQYMRPDNTDPAFVQPARLVLSGAIRNPWVDRYNHRFISRRRVIPEIRANLMLKWLRDRFPKTRIIWLLRHPIADANSRLRLGWKNHLDELLSQEALLDDHIGTLRDEIAGASTEFERQLFLWCVENYVPLRQLAPGDVHVAFYENFCERPKFEIDRLFHYLERPYTRAIFNKLCRPTLLNRDETRTVRRHDLVDSWRAHTLPHQIERALEILAMFGLDALYGEDAMPKQLNPWAARPNAYERTHA, encoded by the coding sequence GTGAGCAGGCCGATCATCGACCTCGATCCCGATCCGGCGACCGCAGTCCTGGTCGCGGGCACCGGCCGCAGCGGCACGGCCTGGGTGTCGAACATCATCAACTACGCGAACGAGTATCGCTTTCTCTTCGAACCGTTCCAACCATATCGCACCGAAGAAGTCAGCAACTTCAACTATCGTCAGTACATGCGGCCCGACAACACGGATCCCGCGTTCGTACAGCCCGCCCGTCTCGTCCTCAGCGGCGCGATCCGCAATCCATGGGTGGATCGCTACAATCACCGATTCATCAGCCGGCGACGCGTGATCCCCGAGATCCGCGCGAACCTCATGCTCAAGTGGCTGCGCGACCGATTTCCAAAAACACGGATCATCTGGCTGCTTCGCCATCCGATCGCGGACGCGAATTCGCGGTTACGGTTGGGCTGGAAGAACCATCTCGATGAGCTCCTCAGCCAAGAAGCGCTGCTCGACGACCACATAGGCACCTTGCGCGACGAGATCGCGGGCGCAAGCACCGAATTCGAACGGCAACTTTTCCTGTGGTGCGTCGAGAACTACGTGCCGCTGCGTCAGCTCGCGCCGGGCGACGTCCACGTCGCGTTCTATGAGAACTTTTGCGAGCGGCCGAAATTTGAGATCGACCGGCTCTTCCACTATCTCGAGCGGCCATACACGCGCGCGATCTTCAATAAGCTGTGCCGGCCCACGCTGCTCAATCGCGACGAAACGCGAACGGTGCGGCGGCACGATCTCGTGGACAGCTGGCGCGCGCATACCCTGCCTCATCAGATCGAACGCGCGCTTGAGATCCTCGCGATGTTCGGCCTCGACGCCTTGTATGGTGAGGATGCCATGCCGAAGCAGCTCAATCCGTGGGCTGCTCGGCCGAACGCCTATGAGCGGACGCACGCATGA
- the sat gene encoding sulfate adenylyltransferase, whose translation MSNSKTLLVEPHGGTLVDRVAKPGPALKLAADAATAPKIALSERSLCDVICIATGAYSPLEGFMGSADYSSVVDKMRLTNGLVWPIPIVLPIEESLAKRLKPGDTASLVDGSFNMVATIEISEIFQADHERETSKVYGTSDREHPGVAAVLDAPPFYCAGKITLISMPKPDYPEHALTPAQTRAKFAELGWRTVVGFQTRNPVHRAHEYLQKVALESVDGLLLHPLVGKTKGDDVPADVRMQCYKVLLEKYYPLGRTVLGVFPAAMRYAGPREAVLHAIARKNYGVSHFIVGRDHAGVGTYYGTFDAQRIFDDIEDELGITIMRFEHSFWCNVCEGMATTKTCPHKPEDRVALSGTKVRDMLRSGQRPPQEFSRPEVADVLIAAMAGTSA comes from the coding sequence TTGTCCAATTCGAAGACACTGCTCGTAGAGCCGCATGGCGGAACGCTCGTGGACCGGGTGGCAAAGCCAGGGCCGGCCCTGAAGCTTGCGGCCGACGCAGCGACGGCGCCGAAGATCGCTCTTTCCGAGAGGTCGCTCTGCGACGTCATCTGCATCGCGACGGGCGCATACTCGCCGCTCGAAGGCTTCATGGGTTCGGCGGACTATTCATCCGTGGTGGACAAAATGCGCCTGACAAACGGGCTCGTCTGGCCGATTCCCATCGTGCTGCCGATCGAAGAGTCGCTCGCCAAGCGGCTGAAGCCCGGCGACACCGCGTCGCTCGTCGACGGTTCCTTCAATATGGTCGCTACGATTGAGATCTCCGAGATCTTTCAGGCTGACCACGAGCGCGAAACGAGCAAGGTCTACGGCACATCCGATCGCGAGCATCCGGGCGTGGCAGCGGTGCTTGACGCGCCGCCGTTTTACTGCGCCGGCAAAATCACGCTGATCTCAATGCCGAAGCCGGACTACCCCGAACATGCGCTCACACCGGCGCAGACGCGCGCCAAGTTCGCCGAGCTCGGCTGGCGCACGGTTGTCGGCTTCCAGACGCGCAACCCCGTGCACCGCGCGCACGAATACCTGCAGAAAGTCGCGCTCGAAAGCGTCGACGGTCTTCTGCTGCACCCGCTCGTCGGCAAGACCAAGGGCGACGACGTTCCCGCCGATGTCCGCATGCAGTGCTACAAGGTATTGCTCGAAAAATATTATCCCCTCGGCCGCACCGTGCTCGGAGTCTTCCCCGCAGCCATGCGGTACGCCGGTCCACGCGAAGCAGTTCTCCACGCCATAGCGCGCAAGAACTACGGCGTGAGCCACTTCATCGTCGGACGCGATCACGCGGGTGTGGGGACGTACTACGGAACCTTCGACGCGCAGCGAATCTTCGATGATATCGAAGACGAGCTCGGCATCACGATCATGCGCTTCGAGCACTCGTTCTGGTGCAACGTTTGCGAGGGGATGGCGACGACCAAGACGTGTCCGCACAAGCCCGAGGACCGGGTGGCCCTCTCGGGCACGAAAGTGCGTGACATGCTGCGGTCGGGTCAACGGCCTCCACAGGAGTTCTCGCGCCCTGAGGTGGCGGACGTGCTCATCGCTGCAATGGCCGGGACGAGCGCCTAA
- the cysC gene encoding adenylyl-sulfate kinase, giving the protein MRTDKGFIIWFTGLSGSGKTTIARILEKRVQAAGRHLESLDGDVVRTHLSKGLGFSKEDRDTNIRRIGYVGHLLQRNGVGVVCSAISPYRATRDELREMVGEDFIEVYADCPLEICATRDGKVEMYAKAMRGEIKEFTGVSDPYEAPERPELHLHTNDETPDESADRVMRYLVEQGYVAPVAEVAAAR; this is encoded by the coding sequence TTGCGCACCGATAAGGGTTTCATCATCTGGTTCACCGGGCTATCAGGCTCCGGCAAGACCACCATCGCACGCATCCTCGAAAAGCGGGTTCAAGCGGCCGGCCGGCATCTTGAATCGCTCGACGGCGACGTCGTGCGCACGCACCTTTCCAAGGGTCTCGGCTTTTCGAAAGAAGACCGCGACACGAACATCCGGCGCATCGGCTATGTCGGCCATCTTCTGCAGCGCAACGGCGTCGGCGTCGTCTGTTCCGCCATCTCGCCCTATCGCGCCACGCGCGATGAATTGCGCGAGATGGTCGGTGAGGACTTCATCGAGGTCTATGCCGATTGCCCGCTTGAGATCTGCGCCACGCGCGACGGCAAAGTCGAGATGTACGCCAAGGCGATGCGCGGTGAGATCAAAGAGTTCACCGGCGTCTCCGATCCCTATGAAGCGCCCGAACGCCCGGAGCTGCACCTTCACACCAACGACGAGACGCCCGATGAGAGCGCCGACCGCGTGATGCGCTATCTCGTCGAGCAAGGCTACGTGGCGCCCGTCGCGGAGGTTGCTGCCGCTCGATGA
- a CDS encoding PHP domain-containing protein produces the protein MSDAYIDLQLHTNCSDGIWPPERLFAEVRAKRLERFSVTDHDTIGAYPVPADLAASCVPGLEVDTEHDGHTVHLLAYGITDPSCPLLAALNHQREERVVRMKAIIERMRGLGVDVSYDDVRAQVVGAGSVGRPHLARALVAKGIVSNTQEAFDKYLADGEKGFVKLKRLTSADIIALVRQSGGIVVIAHPKRLREERHLAEIADLGVDGVEVVHPSADEEYQKMLYAFADSRGLLTTGGTDFHAPETHPLPGIMFPRERLQPFLDRVDRCLSGAA, from the coding sequence ATGAGCGACGCCTACATCGATCTACAGCTGCACACGAACTGCTCCGACGGCATCTGGCCGCCGGAGCGGCTTTTCGCAGAGGTCCGCGCGAAGCGGCTCGAACGGTTTTCGGTGACCGATCACGACACGATCGGCGCGTATCCCGTGCCGGCTGATCTCGCGGCGTCGTGCGTGCCCGGTCTGGAAGTCGATACCGAGCACGATGGACACACCGTGCATCTCCTCGCATACGGCATCACCGATCCGTCCTGTCCGCTCTTAGCCGCGCTGAACCATCAACGTGAGGAGCGCGTAGTTCGGATGAAGGCCATCATCGAACGCATGCGTGGGCTCGGTGTTGATGTCTCGTACGACGACGTGCGCGCGCAGGTCGTGGGCGCAGGCTCGGTCGGGCGGCCGCATCTCGCACGGGCGCTCGTGGCTAAGGGCATCGTCTCGAACACGCAAGAGGCGTTCGACAAGTATCTCGCCGATGGCGAAAAGGGCTTCGTCAAGCTCAAGCGGCTCACGTCAGCGGACATCATCGCGCTGGTTCGCCAGTCGGGTGGGATCGTGGTCATCGCGCATCCCAAGCGGCTGCGCGAAGAACGGCACCTCGCCGAGATCGCCGATCTTGGGGTGGACGGCGTCGAAGTCGTGCATCCGTCCGCGGATGAAGAATATCAGAAGATGCTCTATGCGTTCGCGGACTCGCGCGGGCTGCTCACGACGGGCGGCACCGACTTCCACGCTCCCGAAACGCACCCGCTTCCGGGTATCATGTTCCCGCGGGAGCGTTTACAACCGTTCCTCGACCGCGTGGATCGCTGCCTCAGCGGCGCCGCCTAA
- a CDS encoding cation diffusion facilitator family transporter encodes MAQTPTEPTRLADAAERLRRTAASRTQALLGPLISNTILVIVKLAVWFLSGSVSVLSEAVHSATDVFVTCAQLLTVRMAARPADDNHAYGHGKFENVSAAVEALFIAGVAALVVWQAIARLRAPGPPAHLDLGIAVMLGSSIITYFVWRRVRAVAAVEQSPALLAEATQLQADIWTALGVAGGLIVIRFTGWSIIDPIVSLLIAGLIVRAAYAVTVHAVTDLTDVRLPPHVEAQIRAIIEEHHDLFVSYHKLRTRRSGAGEFIDFHLQMKSAMPLKIAHDQSDLIVVAIKKRLPHANVLIHLEPED; translated from the coding sequence ATGGCGCAGACGCCGACGGAGCCGACGAGGCTCGCTGACGCCGCGGAGCGCCTGCGCCGGACCGCGGCGTCGCGCACACAGGCACTCCTAGGTCCGCTGATCTCCAACACGATCCTCGTCATCGTGAAGCTTGCGGTTTGGTTCTTGTCCGGTTCGGTCAGCGTTCTGTCGGAAGCCGTCCACTCGGCGACCGACGTCTTCGTGACATGCGCGCAATTGCTCACGGTGCGCATGGCCGCGCGCCCGGCCGACGACAACCACGCCTACGGCCACGGGAAATTCGAAAACGTCAGCGCTGCCGTCGAAGCGCTCTTCATCGCGGGCGTCGCGGCGCTCGTCGTCTGGCAGGCGATCGCACGGCTCCGTGCACCTGGGCCGCCCGCGCACCTGGATCTCGGCATCGCCGTGATGCTCGGCTCGAGCATCATCACGTATTTCGTCTGGCGCCGTGTCCGCGCGGTCGCAGCCGTGGAACAGTCGCCGGCGCTGCTCGCCGAGGCGACGCAACTGCAGGCGGATATCTGGACTGCGCTCGGCGTCGCCGGCGGGCTCATCGTAATCCGCTTCACGGGCTGGAGCATCATCGACCCGATCGTCTCCCTGCTCATCGCCGGGCTGATCGTGCGCGCGGCATATGCGGTGACGGTGCACGCCGTCACCGATCTGACCGATGTCCGTCTCCCGCCGCACGTCGAGGCACAGATCCGCGCGATCATCGAAGAGCATCACGACTTGTTCGTCAGCTACCACAAGCTGCGGACCAGGCGATCCGGCGCCGGCGAATTCATCGACTTCCACCTGCAGATGAAAAGCGCGATGCCGCTCAAAATCGCTCACGATCAATCCGATCTCATCGTCGTCGCGATCAAGAAGCGGCTGCCGCACGCCAACGTCCTCATCCACCTCGAGCCCGAAGATTAG